The DNA region GCCGGCGGTGATCCGTCGTGAAGGAATGTGGGGTTTGCGGGTTGATGGGGACGGGTTCGTTTCGGGACGTCTGCGCCCCATCATTTATGTCACGTGTCGCTTGGCAGTTAAATGCAAAAATGCGGCGGTTTTGTCCAGAGTGGGCATTTAACTATGAGAATCTCCGCGATCAGATCCTCAAATTAGCTGCATCTGCGGAGTGACTCTCAAGCTGCTAGATCGAGCTATCATGCTCTCGGCGGCGTCAGTGAATCGGACTTTGTTGTCGCCCATCATGTGCCGACGCAGCATCCGGAGCATCTCTGGTCCGGCACGCTCGGCGATAGCAACGCCTGCAAGCAGAGCTGGCCGCATGTAGAGTGGCAGGATCGGTTTTGCAGGGGTCGGGAGGTTCTCGTGTTCTGCGGCAACGACATCGTCGAGATCGGGAATGATGGCGCCGAGCACCCTGTAGCGCCAAAGCTCATGCTCACGCGGCAGAGGCCAGATCACTCTCCGCATCAGGAGAAGCCGTGCGATTTCGGTTGGCGATGTCCAGGTTCGGATGCCGCGTTCGGCTTCATCGTCGAGCAGCTTTTCACCACGCAGAGCCGCACGGTGATATTGCCGGAAGGGGGAGGGGAGCTCCCCATCGCCGAGCTCTCGCAGCAATGCTCCGCAATGCGGGCAGGTAATCCGCCACCCCAGCAGCTGGCTTCGCAGGATTGGTGCTGGTTCCGGGCCACCAGGGCTGCAAAGTGTACAGGTCTGAGCCGGCCTCGCGGCGATGAGCCGATGCGATGACTTCGGCACATTGATGAAGGTCATTAGACGCAAGACGGCCGATTCGATGGCGAACATGCTGGCGAGGCGGATTTCCTGATCGCTGCTCAAATGGAGATCGGCTGCTCGCAACGAGGGAACATCCGGCAAGCAATGTCGAAGCATGACGAGTGGTGGGATCGCGTAGAAGGCGGCATGGCGACTGATCCAGGACGACAGAAGCTCGTCCCAATGGGGCGGTAAAACCACCGGTAGACGGCGCAAAACTGTTTCGTTTATCATGCGAATGCCGCCTCGGCCTCGAACTCCGGCTCCCAGTTTTCGACAGCATCGTCTGCAATATGCTCTCGGCCGCCTTCGATCGCGTCAACCGCGAGATCGTTGATCATGTGGAAGATGCTGGCGGTGATCCCCTCGGTGATCTGTAGAATCCGCCGCAGTGATTTCGGCGTGAGCACCGAGGGTCGACGCAGCGGCGTATTGCGCAGGATCGACGCCACCAGCGTCTCGAACTGCTCGTTCGCGGCCCACCTGCTCAAGGTGAACTGCTCGAATCGGCGTGCAAGCTGGACGTCGCCACCGATCGCTTCGCGCGCGTCGTTGACGCCGAAGCAGACAAGCGAGATCTGTAGGCGGTTGCTCAGGAAGCGCAGCGTGTTCAGGACGATCCGCTGCTCGCGATAAGTTCCGGCGAGGATGTTGTGCACTTCGTCGATTACCAGCACCTGCACGCCGATGGCTTCCATGATGCGTAGCGCCGCCTGCTCCATCTGGGCGATGTCGGCGCGCGGTCGTTGCGGCGCGCCGAGAAGGGTGAGCAGTTCGGCATAGAAGCGCCGCTCGCCAGGTCGGCTGGTCATTTCCATCGCGAGCACTGGCGTCTTCAGCGTGCCTGTCAGCGGGTTGAAACTCGGCGGGTGCTCATCGCGGAAGCGCTTCATGATCATGGTTTTGCCCATGCCGCTGTCACCATAGATCGCGACCGAAGGCATCCGTGTGCCTCGCGGATGGTCGAGCAGACGATTGAGCCGGTCGAGGGCTTGCTTGGCCCGCGGGTAAAGTACCCAGCGGCGAGATCGTATCGCCCGAATACGTCGCTCGTCCATTTCTACGAGCAGCGAAGCGGCGTTTGCGGTCAGGTGAGAGACATCATCGTTCATATTTACTCCAGCTCAATCTGTATCCTCGACAAAGGGTACAGGTTTGCTGGAGTCGACGCCGCGGAGCGAGCCCCATCCCCGATCATCCACCTTCGATTTCGAGGAAGCCTTCCCGCGCCGCGCGGCCGCTGTCTTTCTGGTCGCCGCTTCAATCAGCTCGCGCTGCGCGATTGCTGTGCGGACGATGGTGCGGGTATCGACTTCACGGCGGCCTTTCGCAAGCAGGGTGCGTCGGGCGGTCACCGCCTCGTGCAGTGTTATCGAAGGCAGGGTCACATCGGCATAGCGGGCTTCCACAAAATTCCCCGACGGCCGTCGCACGAAGACGCGCGCCATGTCGCGGGGGTCATATTTGACAAGCAGTCGCCGGTCCGAACGCCCGACGTCGGCGCTGAGAGCGGCCGACCAATAACGCAGGCCGAACAGGTGAATGCCCGTCGGCCGCAGGGTTCGCTCCTCTTCGGGCAGGAATGTCAACCAGAAGCGCAGTCGATCCTTTGGCAGCCGAAGGGGGATCTTACCTTCGTGGTCCCGCCAGACTGCAAGCGGCGGGCGACCGAGGCTGCTGTGAATCGACTGATGGTAGGATCCCACGATGTCCAGGGCGAGATAATGCTCAAGCTCCCGCAGTGTCAGCGCCGCGTGCCGCTTCGAGTCATACTCGCCAAGCTCCTGTTCGTTACTGAATGTCGTCCCAGGCAGCAGATGCAGCTTTCCCATCTGCGTTCCGATCAGCCGCTCGATATGACCGCCGAAGCGTGGCTCGCCCGGTGGCCGCCATTCGATCGCAACGCTGGCATCCTGGCACCCTCTCTTGAATGCACGGCTACGGAAGTCGGCGCCGTTGTCGACGTGCAGCAAGTCCGGCAGGCCGGCGACAGGCCACGGTTCCGTAATCTCGCGTTCCCGCAGCCATGCCGACTTGTCGAAAACCGAGTGCAACAGGCAAAGGCTTGTTGATAACCGGGACGGTGCATCCATCGTGAGGTAGAAACCGGTGACCATCCGGCTGCACACATCCATCGCCAACGTCAGCCACGGCCGGCCAACGGGTTGCCGGTTCTCCTCATCGACCACAAAGACGTCGGCCTTGGTATGATCGATCTGGACGATCTTCAGGGGGCGGGAAGCGCCAAGGGCTCCAGGAACAGCGGTGGTCGCCTTCACGATCTTCTGTTCGCCACGCCGTTTGGCGCGTTTTTGCAGGTCGATGTCCCGGAGGCGAGCCACGATCGTTCGGCGATGCGGCGGCTTCACCCCGACCGAGATGCAGTTCGTCTGCACATCTCGCACCAGTTGCGATACCGTCGGCCGGGTCCGCTTCAGGTAGTAAGCTGTGATCGTTGACCGGACGATTTGCTCTCGTTGATCGTCCAGAACACGATGGCCCTCCGGCCGTCCGCGCTTGCGACCTACCAGCGAAAGCACGGTCCCGCCGCTGCGGAACAGTTTGATCAGTCTGTACGCCGTCGCTTGGCTGACTTCCATCTCAGCAGCAAGTTCGGCAACCTGTGCCGCCGTCGCGTTGCCGGTCCGGCCTTTC from Mesorhizobium sp. NBSH29 includes:
- a CDS encoding TniB family NTP-binding protein, giving the protein MNDDVSHLTANAASLLVEMDERRIRAIRSRRWVLYPRAKQALDRLNRLLDHPRGTRMPSVAIYGDSGMGKTMIMKRFRDEHPPSFNPLTGTLKTPVLAMEMTSRPGERRFYAELLTLLGAPQRPRADIAQMEQAALRIMEAIGVQVLVIDEVHNILAGTYREQRIVLNTLRFLSNRLQISLVCFGVNDAREAIGGDVQLARRFEQFTLSRWAANEQFETLVASILRNTPLRRPSVLTPKSLRRILQITEGITASIFHMINDLAVDAIEGGREHIADDAVENWEPEFEAEAAFA
- a CDS encoding Mu transposase C-terminal domain-containing protein, yielding MNDPFPDEIDEALWDEACRRADAIREFLKGRTGNATAAQVAELAAEMEVSQATAYRLIKLFRSGGTVLSLVGRKRGRPEGHRVLDDQREQIVRSTITAYYLKRTRPTVSQLVRDVQTNCISVGVKPPHRRTIVARLRDIDLQKRAKRRGEQKIVKATTAVPGALGASRPLKIVQIDHTKADVFVVDEENRQPVGRPWLTLAMDVCSRMVTGFYLTMDAPSRLSTSLCLLHSVFDKSAWLREREITEPWPVAGLPDLLHVDNGADFRSRAFKRGCQDASVAIEWRPPGEPRFGGHIERLIGTQMGKLHLLPGTTFSNEQELGEYDSKRHAALTLRELEHYLALDIVGSYHQSIHSSLGRPPLAVWRDHEGKIPLRLPKDRLRFWLTFLPEEERTLRPTGIHLFGLRYWSAALSADVGRSDRRLLVKYDPRDMARVFVRRPSGNFVEARYADVTLPSITLHEAVTARRTLLAKGRREVDTRTIVRTAIAQRELIEAATRKTAAARRGKASSKSKVDDRGWGSLRGVDSSKPVPFVEDTD